One part of the Pseudopipra pipra isolate bDixPip1 chromosome 3, bDixPip1.hap1, whole genome shotgun sequence genome encodes these proteins:
- the LOC135412165 gene encoding WD repeat and coiled-coil-containing protein-like, whose translation MELGKAKLLRTGLNALYQAIHPMHGIAWTDGKQVILTALYYQNGELKFGDSSVLGQFEHVHGLYWGPCCSTDTPALLAVQHKKHVSIWQLRYSTADRKKPLISQTCEVGEPFPLLSQGCVWHPKKEVLAVLTKRDASVLHAVRTDNARVKADIKSSGLIHCACWTKDGNRLVVAIGSALHSYIWDNAQKTLNICSFCPVFDVGGYICAIEATLDFQIAVATELPLDNICGFNAGIAFDVPSGTEAGSLISHSALVLGDEEYSLDTRRKSIDSDRSGVDSVASSSSGPVDLTHILANHRRSDPSPLVTLKRKDSAATNGQDSSHLILVTFERKVTTTRKVTIPGILVPDIMAFDLRAQIVAVASNTSNIVLVYSVTSSCMPHIQQIQLEKNERPKGLCFLTDKLLLILIGKQKFPDPNLIPSTSSDRYVIRLMIKELMLEENSSALPETKQNMFYNFESSVNIPGKRKFFESLATEDQPQSRELLIPRSTVIQSPSGRRRLIEEVKSSSYEQSSSSSVSDLDEKRLPGDSSVALETLDAEPTNRSVSLRGFGSPTRISSRPTSPKVQFNEIRETPSSPKNNNLPSERGVSHISRNLERLCGSFNELQVSLSEITDFARNGRRISLAYPCSQEPPIVHITYQKSFSNGSITEETKDVLLCDGKIHLSLVQQLFDLPVIEMKHGSSWIVLTADKDGFVPLIFRATQEIIIRDGTDSSEVCGGHSYKKNIPMRPPSRVT comes from the exons ATCAGGCCATCCATCCCATGCATGGAATCGCTTGGACAGATGGGAAACAAGTGATACTGACCGCTTTATACTACCAAAATGGAGAGCTGAAATTTGGAGACTCAAGTGTTCTTGGCCAATTTGAACATGTTCATGGGCTTTACTGGGGCCCATGTTGCTCTACAGACACCCCAGCTCTGCTCGCTGTTCAGCACAAAAAGCACGTAAGCATTTGGCAGCTGcgctacagcactgcagacaggaaaaaacccttGATTTCTCAGACTTGTGAAGTTGGTGAGCCATTCCCACTGCTCTCTCAGGGCTGCGTCTGGCATCCAAAGAAGGAGGTCTTGGCTGTGCTTACAAAACGGGATGCTTCAGTCTTGCATGCTGTTCGTACTGACAACGCACGGGTTAAGGCAGATATCAAGAGCAGTGGGCTCATCCACTGTGCTTGCTGGACGAAGGATGGTAATCGCTTAGTAGTTGCTATAGGCAGTGCCTTGCACTCCTACATATGGGATAATGCTCAGAAAACTCTAAATATCTGCTCCTTTTGCCCAGTCTTTGATGTGGGAGGTTATATCTGTGCTATAGAAGCTACACTGGATTTCCAAATTGCTGTAGCTACTGAGCTTCCTTTAGATAATATCTGTGGTTTCAATGCAGGCATTGCATTTGATGTGCCATCTGGTACAGAAGCCGGTTCTTTAATCTCACACTCTGCTCTGGTGCTCGGTGATGAGGAATACTCACTGGACACGAGAAGAAAGTCCATAGATTCAGATAGATCAGGTGTTGATTCAGTTGCTTCTTCTTCGTCAGGTCCAGTGGATTTAACCCATATCCTTGCAAACCACCGTCGGTCTGATCCCAGTCCTCTCGTTACTCTGAAACGCAAAGACTCTGCAGCAACAAATGGTCAAGATTCTTCTCACTTGATCTTGGTGACTTTTGAGAGGAAAGTAACCACCACCAGAAAAGTCACCATCCCAGGTATTCTGGTTCCTGATATAATGGCTTTTGACCTCAGAGCTCAGATTGTGGCAGTAGCCTCTAATACTTCTAACATTGTTCTGGTGTATTCAGTAACCTCTTCCTGCATGCCTCATATTCAACAAAtccaactggaaaaaaatgaaagaccAAAAGGCTTATGCTTTTTAACAGATAAACTCTTACTGATTCTGATTGGTAAGCAGAAGTTCCCTGATCCTAATCTCATTCCATCTACAAGTTCAGACAGGTATGTAATACGTCTCATGATCAAAGAATTGATGCTGGAAGAAAATTCTTCAGCGTTGCCGGAGACTAAGCAGAATATGTTTTATAACTTTGAATCCTCTGTTAATATACCTGGAAAAAGAAAGTTCTTTGAAAGTCTTGCTACAGAAGACCAACCTCAAAGCAGGGAACTGTTAATACCAAGAAGCACAGTTATTCAATCACCAAGTGGTAGGAGAAGACTCATCGAAGAAGTGAAGAGCTCTAGTTATGAGCAGAGCTCTTCATCAAGTGTGAGTGACCTGGATGAAAAAAGGCTCCCAGGTGACTCCTCGGTGGCCTTGGAAACTTTGGATGCTGAACCTACGAATCGCTCAGTGTCTCTTCGTGGTTTTGGATCACCTACCAGGATTTCCAGCAGACCAACATCCCCTAAAGTGCAGTTCAATGAGATCCGAGAAACACCAAGTTCTCCTAAAAACAACAATTTGCCAAGTGAAAGAGGAGTGAGTCACATATCTAGAAATTTAGAGAGACTTTGTGGCAGCTTCAATGAGTTACAAGTGAGTCTCTCTGAAATAACGGACTTCGCCAGAAACGGGAGGAGGATATCTTTGGCCTATCCGTGCTCACAGGAACCACCCATCGTTCATATCACTTACCAG aaaagcttttcaaatgGATCAATtactgaagaaacaaaagatgTTCTCCTCTGTGATGGCAAGATCCATTTGAGTTTAGTCCAGCAGCTGTTTGATCTGCCTGTCATTGAAATGAAACATG gctctTCTTGGATTGTGCTCACTGCAGACAAGGACGGCTTTGTGCCATTAATATTCAGAGCCACACAAGAGATAATCATAAGGGATGGAACTGACAGTTCAGAAGTCTGTGGAGGTCACTCCTACAAAAAAAACATCCCAATGCGACCACCAAGCAGAGTGACATAA